The Larus michahellis chromosome 9, bLarMic1.1, whole genome shotgun sequence genome contains the following window.
TGACTgtggcttttaaaatgctttagatCTACTTGTGTGTTCGCACAAGAAACCTACCAAAAGGTTTTCCTTATCCTTCCAGGGGAACGGCAGAAATAATCAGACTCTTGCAGAATGCATACTTAATATCATCTTTTGCACCTAGCCCTGGAAATCTAAGGATTCACATAACCCTGCATTTCACATAGTCATCAAAACAGTAAGCTCAGAGTAAATGCTAATAGATTAATATTTCATATCCAGGTCTCCCTTTCCTGCCTGTGATTGAGTAAGATGCACAGTATAACAAACCACACCTGAGAactcttctcctttttcataAATTATCTACAACGCATGAAGGATTATAAACTAAAAATATCCTTTGTTATGCAGCTAACTTAAGAAATGAATGCGAGTGAAGTAATTGTGTTGGGTTTGTTTCAAGCTGTTTAGTATTATCTAATTCACTCTTCAGTACTGCTTTATGAAACCTTGTCCTTTCTTCAACATATATCTATACACACTCACACATTTCATGCAACCGAAATCAAAACTAAAGAGATATAGGCACTGGTTGGTTTTCATGCTCAATTTTTTAAGTGGCTTATGAAATGGATTAATCATGTCCTTTTGTATAATACTAGGAAAATAATCAAGAATCTTTCTATATATTTTACATAACAACAGCTAAACTTCTAATTGttaaaaaacccataaaaactAGCAGGCAGAAATTATGCGGGAACCTAATTTTTTCTTATAGTAAGACATTTCTGTCTTGCTATCAATGCACTACCTCATGGCTGTAAAATAATAGTAACAAGGTTTAATGTATGACAAAATTAGACTCCTTTGTCAGTGCATCGGAAAAGGATACCTTTAGAATATACCCCATTTTCAGACAGTCCCTTTTATGCACCGACAGTTTCATGTAGAAGACACTGGCCTCTTGTTCAGTAGGCATGCAATCAGGCACATTTCACACCAAGCAATGCGCTGTGAAGGTGTGTCAATTACTTTCTCGTATGAAAATTTAGTACAAAGACCAGTTTTGCAGGAAAATGTTCAAATCATAACTCACTACTTTTTACCTTTAGGCTTTTTATGGGGTGTTGGAAGTTCCGCATACCAGACTGAAGGGGCCTGGGACAAGGATGGGAAAGGACCAAGTATCTGGGATGCTTTTACTCACAACAAGGGGAAAGTGTTTAGAAACGAAACCGGAGATTCAGCATGTGACGGCTACTACAAAGTTAAGGTATCGTTAAAGAGGAACTATCCCTCTAGAAGCATTCTGGAGCCCTTTCTTGGTACTGATTTCCCATTTTGAAATAACAGCAAAGATGAAATGCTTTAGTTGCTCATTTAACTTTGGAAGTGAAGGGATGCTATTTTCAATTAGTTCAGTAAAATCTTCTTTCCAAATAATCTCATAGAATCAATAATACCACAGTTTTTCCCAAATACGCCTcagtttttcaggatttttgtgTCCAAAGAAGTATTCTAAATGTTGTGGGCAGTCCAAATGCTAGTTAGAACAACAATGAGGAACGCATTTgagctttgaagaaaaataacatctttttgcTTGTGTTTGAGCAGCTTTAAAGGTTTTCTGTGTATATTTAAGAATAATAAAAccaacagatattttaaaattcagtctgaATGTTTTCCAGATACACAGCAAAAGGAACCCAAATGACTGCCATAAGCCAATATTACCTAATTGGAATTCCAACTAATTTGATAGAAGTTATATTCCACCGAGGTTGTTCCACATATATGAAGTCCAAGGGAGAAACAGAGGTCTCGGCAAGAACTAAGAGGAAAGAAACTAATTATGCCTTACTATCCTGAACTGGGAAAATGCAGGAGAGATTTCATTTGATCTCTCTCAAACAAGTAAAAGCTCGAAAGAACAGCTTAATGAAAACCCACAGAGAGGTTGGAACTCAGACTCACTGAGCTGTTGCATCAGAAGAGAAGGACACGATGATCACAGGACCTATTTTTCAGAGAGGATTCAGGCATAAATGATAGCATTTCAACATCTGCTCACTACTATGGGCTATATTTTGAGATGCTTTCTAAAACTTGCTTGTATGTGTCCAGTTACATGGTCCTCTTTATATAAAAGTATGCTTCTTTATTTGCTTCCATCATCAGAATTCTCTTTGCATTGGCTCATATACCATCAATTTCTAATTTCATTTAATATTGAAGATGTATGATTTCTtagaaaaagatgtatttataCTGACTTTACTTTTTGTGCTAACTCCAGTATAAGACAGTAAATGAAAGCCTGCATAATCATGTTTTTGTACCTAAGCTGAAATGTTTTGAGGTCAAGATTTACAggcttatattatttttttaaaacttgcacATTACCAATGCTGACATAAATATATTATGTTACAGAATACCTCACAACCCATTTTTCTGTCCTCTATTTGATGGTGAAAACATTCAGTTTCCATAGCTGTTAACACAAAACATTATAGGACTTCTTTGGAGAGTGAAGAACAAAAATAGTTAAAAGGGAAGTATACAAGTAGAAAGCCATCATCTCAAAGCAAATTCAGAAAAAGTAACTGATGGAATCCTCTTTTGTGGAACTCTTCTGTAGATTTTCTGCATTCAGTACAATTTAAGACAGATGAATAACTGAAGAGTTATTCTGCTTGGACTCAAGCTACGttaattggattttcttttcacaggATGACATTCAGTTACTGAAGGAGCTGAAAGTGAATCATTATCTATTCTCTATCTCGTGGCCTCGGATTATGCCCACTGGCATCAAGAGTAAGCATAACGATTTCACCATATTCTTGACAGTATTAgtagaaaagtaattttactcCCAAGTATACCACAGTTGTTTAACACTACTGTTAAATAGATTTATGTTACCTTGTCTGCGGAACAGAGCTTAACAATTACACACGCATTACAGTACACTCATTGCTGTAATGTAAAATACCTTGGTTAAAGTTTTTAGATTTCTATTCTTCCAGTTGTTTGAAAAACAGACCAGGTAATTTCTTCTCTATGTGTTTCATCAGCAGAGGAATTGAATGAGAAGGGAATACAGTTCTACAATGATACAATTAATAGTCTTCTAGAAAACAATATTATCCCTATTGTGAGCCTCTACCACTGGGATCTTCCACAGGTTAGACAATGTTTACATTAGTGAAATGTTTAATATAAACACTTCTGATGGGAAATTTATTTCTAAGTTTAAGGACTATGTGTACTTTAGAAGAATGTTTAAAGATGCCTGCCTGCTTTTAAGTATGCTTGTAATTAGTTtgtattaatttgcattttatatacATCGCAGTTTATACACACTGAAGTTTTGAAGACTCTCCTCTGAGctactgaaatacaaataaaagtctTTGTTAATAGGCACCTGAACTTTAAATAACATTATTGATTcttgaaattctcatttaaaaaggTTCTCCAAGAAAAGTATGGTGGCTGGCAAAATATAAGCATGATAAATTATTTTGATGATTATGCAAATCTGTGTTTTGAGAAGTTTGGCGATCGTGTGAAACACTGGATTACTTTTAGTAATCCTTGGGTAAGTTATCATCGCTTTCCTTCCAATCACTCCCCATTGCACAGTTCTGTTACCAAAATTCTGTGAAAGTGACACAACAGGAACGTAGATTAAAAAATGGAGAGGGAGAGACTTACACCATTAATCTTTGGGCCCCAAAATCTCAGTGGCCAGATTCTGCACAAGGGCAGAGTTTCAAGACACGAAATTCCCCTGAAGTTTTGAAAAATCATCAGCTGGAGAGAGGCACAGACATCAGCAAGGCAGGTAGAATTTGCCCGTCATGAGTTTCACGAGGGAACAGCAAGCCGGCTGTCAGTCCACTAACGCTAGTCACCAACACAGTGTTTCCAACAAGCCACAGCATGTTATCAACCAAGCAGTGGGGCAGTAGATGGGagccaaaggaagggaaaaggggactGGAGAGGACAGAGGGATTGAGAGAAAAATGGATTGCACAGAAAAGCACAGGATCGAAGTCCATAGGATGGTAGCAAATTCACTAGCTCCGCTGTTCAAAGAATAACTAACTCTCTGTATTTGCAGGCGGTTGCTGAAAAGGGTTATGGAACAGGAGAACACGCACCAGGACTGAAGCTCGGTGGATGTGGAGCATACAAAGCAGCGCACCATATAATTAAAGTAAAGCTAAAATCATGCTTTAAATTATGTGTAAATTAAGAATTTTCAGCAGACTAAGGTTCTTTTGATtctgctctttaaacaaaaagataCTTTTGCAATGATGTCATTTCCAGCTAGCACACAAAAATTATCACCTGACTTTAAACCACCAATGCATGTTCCGGTGTAGCATGAAATGCTAGGTGCTCGATGCAATACCGTTGCAACAACTTACATTTTTCCCCTCATAATTTAAGTGTCTCTTTTACTATGTTTCAAACTGCTTGAGTAAGAAAATATCCAGGCTACTCTAGAAACAAGGAGTAAAAGCCTGACCTGTGGAAATGAGCTTGAATTTTGTGAGTGACTTCGGTAAGGCTagcttttgtaaaaataaactttCACTTGCCTGAATAAATTAGGCAAAGACATCCAAAGACTGCAGACACTAGACAAAACACTATACCAAATGCTGTGTATTACCTTCCTGGGGACCTCCTGGAATTTAGGGAAGGAATCTTGCATAAATGCTTTTTTGACACCTTACATGAAAAGAAAGCTTCCACAATATAcatgaaagaaattataaaatattttcagacacACCTTAGTGCAAAAACTGCTCTTGATCTTCACTAGCTTTCTATATTGACTACGGCATAACAGATGAAAATGtgcatataattttctttttaacttacaGACTCATGCAAAGGTATGGCACTCTTACAACAACACATGGCGTAGCGAGCAGCAAGGTAATAAGGATTCATGCTATAATTATGCTTCTGTTTATATTAAGGGCTTAAAGATTATGCATAAACTGCAGAATTGTCACTTTATGTTTTCAGGTATGGTTGGAATTTCCCTAACTAGTGCCTGGAGTGAACCTGTTGATCCACATAGCCAAACGGATAGAGACGCTGCTGAAAGATATATACAGTTTCATTTGGGATGGTTTGCAAATCCAATTTACAAAGGAGACTATCCAGAAGTTATGAAGAATTATGTAGGTAAGCCCCAGTAACCAGCTACAACATGAATAAATTACACGCTTACAACAGATTACAACAGAATAGCCCCTGACCAACATGTAGTTCAGTCAAGTAGGAGGACACAAGGCGAGACAAGGACAAGCAACAAATGGCCCAGGGGCTACACAAAGCTCCCGAGCAGTGGGAGGAACATACTAGAACAAAAAAGTTGAGCTGCTGTTGAGCCCAACAGTTACACATCTGAGTGCTCCAAACTAGAAAGGAAGCAACTACCTCACTTCTCAGTCATCGTCCGTTTTTAGCGGCCTAAGCAAGACAGGGAGTTGTTAAATACTTTTCTGGATTTTCCACCTAAGGACAAAGAACCAGCAGTTCTTCCATCACTAAAGCTTGCATTTCTACAGGGTTCCACTATCTCAGTTTCACAGAGAGAAGACAACAGGCAATGTACCCAGCAGCAAAGCAACTTCTGCTCCTGGCAGTTATGTTTCCAAGCATTCTGTTGACATTTATCAtgctctttgggaaaaaaaacaaacaccactttATTTCACTGTCTTCTCTGTATAGTGTACCCAAGTTACCTCTCCAAAGactatttaatcttaaaaaagcAATCAAACTAAACTGTCCTTTACACTAAGTTCAGGAAAACGGTATTTATCGTTGAAGTAAAGAGAACAGATTTCTGTGCTCCTCAGAAGTATGTTTCCCATAATTATTTCAATAGGTAGCAAGAGTGCCCAGCAGGGCCTGGGGACATCAAGATTACCAACTTTCTCAGTGCAAGAGAAAACCTATATTAAAGGCACATCGGATTTCCTGGGAATAGGTCATTTTACTACTCGTTATGTTCTACAGAAGAGCTTTCCCTTTCTACAAGTACCCAGCTACCACACTGACAGTGATTTGGCTGAACTGGTGGACCCAAAATGGCCAGCTCCAGGACCTAAATGGTTATATTCTGTGCCTTGGGGATTCAGAAGATTACTCAACTTCATTAAGGTGATTACAGAGTAACTCTTGAAAAGAAAGTGAACAAAACACCTGGTTACATGCCGAAGCTGCACTTAACACTATTTTAGATTTTCAACAGTTTCACCTATATATTTGTCTTGTCATACTGGGaagtttctttgaaaaaaacTCCACCTTAATTACAGTTCAGAAATCTATAGAATTCAGTaatgttaaaataaaacccaTAGTTAACTTAAATTCCTAGTTACACATTTttcttactaattttttttctttctttctaagtTTCTTACTTAAACCTGGAAATttgcttttaatgcattttactaAGAATCTCATGTTCTGTCAAAATAAGATGATTGTGTTTATATGAACCAGTCTAAACATATCTTTGTTTGCAGACACAGTACGGGAACCCTCTGATTTATGTGACAGAGAATGGAGTTTCTGAAAAGGTACAGTGTACTCAACTGTGTGATGAATGGCGGATAGAGTATCTGAAAGGATATATTAATGAAATACTGAAAGGTaactttaaaaacatctttttagtGCATGACCTTTTTGAGCTTTTTCaccttctgattattttttcactCTTGTAGTTTAtatcatagaaaaataaatactcacAGATCAAAATGGACAGCAAACTAGACTAATAAATTTTCGCAAAAGTGACAACCTAGCCAAGTGTATTGATGCTAATAGATACAATAACTTACATGAGATTTAATACTGTAACAGACCATCAGTTTCCACTTCTAGAAAGGAGAAATTGCACCTAATTACCATTCTTACAGAGCTCTAGTACCTCTAAGCTAAAGATAACAGTTTCAAAGAATCTAAATTACCATATACTTTGCCATTTTTCTGTCAtcatccctttcctcctccccctttctGGTCTAAAACAAAACACCTACAGAGCCATATTTTAAGGACAACAAACAGCCAACAAGTTTAAGAGAATTATGCGTATTCTGTTTACAGCTCTAAATGATGGCGTTAATGTCAGAGGTTACACTGCCTGGTCACTGCTGGATAAATTTGAATGGAACAAAGGCTTCTCTGAAAGATTTGGATTTTATcacattgattttaaaaacaagaacaaaccacGATACCCAAAGGCATCCGTTGACTATTATAGAAAGATTATCAGTGCAAATGGATTCCCAAATTCAAGAGAGGTGATGTCAACtgctaattttattctttttttacttttttcttcaatggGCAGATATGTCATTGGATTTCTTGAAACAACTTGCATGAATATGGTACAAGAGAGGACACTTTGGTTCTGTAAATTAGGGATGTGTTAAATACACAGGTCtccagagacaaagaaaatggaaacaagcCTCAGTTACTGTTTCTAAAGCATTTCATGAACTCTAATTAGACTTACTGAAGTGATCAAAAATTCTGAATCATAAGTTACCAGACTTCCAGGCAGAAAATTACACATACATGCCACCTTACTGGAAAATAATATGGAATatattctgtgcttttaaaaatcttattaaaCAATTAGCTATAAGAAATATATTGcaataaaaatcacaaacatccaaagaaacttttcagaaaatcatgtgttgaaagaataaaatagtttCAAGTCAATTGTAACAGACAGATGTTCAGGGACAGAGAAGAAGGTACTGTGAATGAGACAGAATATTACAGTCTAATAGAACTGCTGCATGTCAACCTTCGCAGGTGGAAAACTGGTATCAGAAGGCCATGGACGCTTGCTCTACCACACACCAACTCCTTGCTACAGGTATTAtgtgtcttctgttttgttttataaaagcatATTATATATCTCTCAGATTTTAAAGTTCTCTGTGAATGCTACTATTAGCAGGTCCTAAAAGGAATTTTCTCCCTGAAAGTACAACTGCTTTCAAATGCAACAGCCtctaaagaaaaatgtctttatttactCTCTCCAACTAAAATCACTATAGCTAAACAGATCGACTTTGGATATTAACAGAATACACAAACTGAAAGAGTTACTATTTAAAATGAAGGCTAGGGATGACAGTattctccttaaaataaaaaaaaaaaaaagcgctaaaTGCTCTTTCAAAGATAAAACAAACCCAGACAAATCAAGACAACCATGcagacagaaaacatttaaaatgtttgaccTCTACatacaataaaaacattaaaaaaatgggcTAAGTACTAGCCTAAGGTAGCGTTAAGTCactttctgctctttcttgctCCTGGTAACAAAGCTGACAACAGCTAAACTTACAGCAGCTGCTCAAGAACACATAATAGAGCAGACTTTGCCTGCAATTCCACAGTGCCAGGCTCCATAAACCACCTCACTGAAGACCTTCCCAATGTAATTCAGGACCTTTCATAATTCCTGAACTAGGAGAACAGCCTACCACAGTCGATTTCTGAAATTTTTAAGAAAGATGAAATAGGTATTAAAGTCTCATATGAAGGATGAGACAAATTCCACGTGGTAGAGAACATCAAAGCAGTCATCCTAAGTTTATCCTACTTTGCCTCAACTGCTGCCTTAGATGTTCTATGTGAATTAACTGTATTTACTGAACTCTTTGAAGCTTATCTGTGGAGCAAAATTctacaaaataaaacccatttaACTTTTCAAAGAGCTACAAAACAATCATAAAAAGGATTAAGTGCTTCCCAAGGATTTCTCTTCGACAATTTTGTTTTCTACCCTTCCCTTagtggtggggagaggagaggcggggaataaaaaaaaatcaaaggaacagTAGGATAGTGCTAATGCACTGAAGTTAATTCATAGTAAGCACAATTTCTGCAGCCCTTTGAGAACTGACATATCTTCAAAAAATTaccttagaaagaaaaaaaggagggaaaactgtCACGGATTTGCTCCAGCTTTTGCAGACATAcaaaattttgtttggtttgtttgctgtttatgCCAATGTCAAcctttaacaaaataattttagccATAATATTCAAAAAATCCTTAATCTATGTTAACACTAAGTTAATAGTTAATTAGTATACTCCAGAAGATTTAAATTTCTTACATACTACTCATTTCTCAAATTTTAGATTCCCTGATTACTCACATGGAAATGGTGACAGAGATTGTTTTTCCTACGATTTTCACACTCTGCATACTCATCAGTATTGTCCTACTAATAGTctacttatttcaaaataatagaTAAAATTGCATGCTTATACATATCTTCATTttacataataaataaaacacaactgTTTTATTACATTGGTTAAAGTTTACCACAGATGCCTCTTTTTATAACACTGTAAAGATAAAGAAATATTACTTTACCTATCCACCTAACATTTTATAGTCTTTTTTTCTACTCAATTCACAAAAcgatttgattatttttttatgaaaacccCAAGTATATTCTTTTCCTGCGTTACTTTTACTAATTTTAGGTAGCAGATTTtatgtttcttattattttggaaaatactATACATTTtgttcaccagaaaaaaaaaccaaagcttaGCTAAGATTAAGGTGATTCAAATCTTGCTAGTACAAATCTCAAGTGATTAAAAGCTATTTGCAAAGTCTGATTTCAGTCTGTTCATTAATACTTTCAATTAACATGTAACTGCTATTTGAAAAAGAGACAGACacgtatttttaaaagagaacagGATTTAAATATTCCAAGAGCACTGCTCAAACATTAACTTATTATTTATGTCTAGAAGTCAGGATAATGTCTGCCTTATTATTTAGGTGTGGAGAATTATTTGAAGTGATTAATCAAAGATGACAACTACTGAGTCAGATTTAAACCAAAGACTCTTATCTTTCTAGTTTTGTTTACAGGGAACTAGATTTACCTCATACAACTTTATATTACACACAGAAATGTGTATTATAAGTAATCGAAGCACTTCCAGAATGTAATATTCCGCCTCAAATTCACTTCTACTGCAGGTAGGAGCAAGTTAAGTAtatgattataaaaaaaattgttccagAATACGGCCATCTGGCTGTATTTGTCCTTCTGTTGTGCTTGAAATTATTCCTCTAAAGCAAAGCAACAACCAAGCTTCCTATTTATCTTGCACTGTATTTTCAAGACTGAATGTGCACATACTGCATGCAGAGTAGCAGTACATAAATCCAAGAAAGGACCTTGTTCTTAGCTTCTCTACAAAGGCTATTAAACTGACAGTTATTAATCTGTACTATTAGGAGAGGGGTAAGAAATAAGATTTACTGAGGAGAAACCAGAAGTGATAGAATTTTACGGTTTGTAAAAAGCATGAATATTGGGGTTTTCCTTATTCTTACTTATCAATAGTTAATAGTTTCTTTTATGCAAAACATTTGTGTCTCAAATTATTTAATCATCATATACTATGCTATGTAATTGTTTAAAATGACACTACCAAAATGTTACATACATATCTAATCAACATAAGAACATATGCAACTGTCATCCCAATATATTTAAATGATTATGCCCAGCCAATTATACTGAACATTGTTTTCAAAACATTATGCAAAAGTATACAAGACAACACCGTTAAAATAATTCACTTTGTattgatggaaaaaaatgaatctgaagaggaaaaagaagtataTCCAAGAATActccaaaatataaatacaggGACAAAGAAAATTGAACTGTCAGAAGTTCACAATGCCCTGGATGAACAGCTTTCCAAATATATCTGGATGATGTGATGTCACCTGAGACCAGGAAAACATGACAATATTGCTTGTTTTGTTGGGTTAAGATAATTCATACTTTGAACTGTGTCTGATTGAATtcttaatgaataaaaataaaatggaaaatccCAAAGTGCAGAACTTTATTGAATGTTTGTAAATATATGAACAAAAATATCtactatattttcaaaataattacaCTGTACATTCATAATTGCACAACATTTATAAAAAACTAGATGTGCACAGGTGAATCACGGCTGTGTATGTCAGACTTCAAGAATACTAAAGCAAATAACTCAGTAAGATGTACTGTTCTTCCAATGACAGAGTGTTTCTAAATATACTGTTGGGACACAGATAATACTGAACTTTCCCCTTCACTGTACCTGTCAAGTGCCTGCCTGTGGAGTAACACGCATTTATGTGAAATGCACCTGACTGCACTTAGCCATTGCAATGTAATACATTCTTTCTTCACTGCTTCCATTAACTGTGGAGTCGGAAAAGAGACCTGcatagacaaaagaaaaagatgtgattAGCCACTATTCTCAGAAATACATTGTTCGTGTAGCAGCTTCAAGAACCGGTTTCAAAGCTTCAGTTTTACCGAAAGAAGCACTTCATGACAAAAAATTGAGAATGACAGGGAAGCTTTACCAA
Protein-coding sequences here:
- the LCTL gene encoding lactase-like protein gives rise to the protein MKLAALKTYILRIWYMLLPITRLNTAEDFQWTKNNPGSFYYGTFPAGFLWGVGSSAYQTEGAWDKDGKGPSIWDAFTHNKGKVFRNETGDSACDGYYKVKDDIQLLKELKVNHYLFSISWPRIMPTGIKKELNEKGIQFYNDTINSLLENNIIPIVSLYHWDLPQVLQEKYGGWQNISMINYFDDYANLCFEKFGDRVKHWITFSNPWAVAEKGYGTGEHAPGLKLGGCGAYKAAHHIIKTHAKVWHSYNNTWRSEQQGMVGISLTSAWSEPVDPHSQTDRDAAERYIQFHLGWFANPIYKGDYPEVMKNYVGSKSAQQGLGTSRLPTFSVQEKTYIKGTSDFLGIGHFTTRYVLQKSFPFLQVPSYHTDSDLAELVDPKWPAPGPKWLYSVPWGFRRLLNFIKTQYGNPLIYVTENGVSEKVQCTQLCDEWRIEYLKGYINEILKALNDGVNVRGYTAWSLLDKFEWNKGFSERFGFYHIDFKNKNKPRYPKASVDYYRKIISANGFPNSREVENWYQKAMDACSTTHQLLATDSLITHMEMVTEIVFPTIFTLCILISIVLLIVYLFQNNR